One Microbacterium trichothecenolyticum DNA window includes the following coding sequences:
- the pheS gene encoding phenylalanine--tRNA ligase subunit alpha, whose product MSDAPEITPEAVASAVDAALAAIAAAATTAELKAARSAHTGEQSALARLNAQMRSVAPDQKAVFGKLVGQARGQVNQALAARETELAEAETAAKLEAERIDVTALPQRARVGARHPISLLQEQVSDIFVGMGWEIAEGPELEHEWFNFDALNFDVDHPARQMQDTFFVDPVARHLVLRTHTSPVQVRSMLERDLPIYVLCPGRVYRTDEFDATHLPVFTQFEGLVVDKGITMAHLKGTLDHAARVLFGPEAKTRFRANFFPFTEPSAELDLWHPTFKGGARWIEWGGCGMVNPNVLRAAGIDPEEYSGFAFGMGIERTLMFRSDVQDMRDMAEGDVRFSEQFGMVV is encoded by the coding sequence GTGTCCGACGCACCCGAGATCACCCCCGAGGCCGTCGCCTCCGCCGTCGATGCCGCTCTCGCGGCCATCGCCGCGGCCGCGACCACGGCCGAGTTGAAAGCCGCCCGCTCCGCGCACACCGGTGAGCAGTCCGCCCTCGCGCGGCTGAACGCCCAGATGCGCTCCGTCGCGCCCGACCAGAAGGCCGTGTTCGGCAAGCTCGTCGGCCAGGCCCGCGGGCAGGTCAACCAGGCGCTCGCAGCCCGTGAGACCGAACTCGCCGAGGCCGAGACGGCCGCCAAGCTCGAGGCCGAGCGCATCGACGTCACGGCCCTGCCGCAGCGCGCGCGCGTGGGAGCTCGGCATCCGATCTCGCTCCTGCAGGAGCAGGTGTCCGACATCTTCGTCGGCATGGGGTGGGAGATCGCAGAGGGCCCCGAGCTCGAGCACGAGTGGTTCAACTTCGACGCGCTGAACTTCGACGTCGACCACCCGGCCCGCCAGATGCAGGACACGTTCTTCGTCGACCCCGTGGCGCGCCACCTGGTGCTGCGCACGCACACGAGCCCCGTGCAGGTGCGCTCGATGCTCGAGCGCGACCTGCCGATCTACGTGCTCTGCCCGGGTCGGGTGTACCGCACCGACGAGTTCGACGCGACGCACCTGCCGGTGTTCACGCAGTTCGAGGGTCTCGTCGTCGACAAGGGCATCACGATGGCCCACCTCAAGGGCACCCTCGACCACGCCGCGCGCGTGCTGTTCGGGCCCGAGGCCAAGACGCGCTTCCGCGCCAACTTCTTCCCGTTCACCGAGCCGAGTGCCGAGCTCGACCTGTGGCATCCCACCTTCAAGGGCGGGGCGCGATGGATCGAGTGGGGCGGCTGCGGCATGGTGAACCCCAACGTCCTGCGGGCCGCCGGCATCGACCCCGAGGAGTACTCGGGCTTCGCGTTCGGCATGGGCATCGAGCGCACGCTCATGTTCCGCAGCGACGTGCAAGACATGCGCGACATGGCCGAGGGCGATGTGCGCTTCAGCGAGCAGTTCGGAATGGTGGTCTGA
- a CDS encoding amino acid ABC transporter ATP-binding protein — protein sequence MASVPPAGSEPLVVVSDVQKHYGQFQALKDIDLTVDRGEVVVVIGPSGSGKSTLCRTINRLETITSGSITIDGKELPKEGRGLAELRADVGMVFQSFNLFAHLTILENVTLGPIKVRKMKKADAEKEARALLDRVGVGHQADKLPAQLSGGQQQRVAIARALAMKPKVMLFDEPTSALDPEMINEVLDVMVGLAADGMTMIVVTHEMGFARKAANRVVFMADGQIVEQAAPEQFFTAPESDRAKDFLSKLITH from the coding sequence ATGGCATCCGTTCCCCCGGCGGGCTCCGAGCCCCTTGTCGTCGTTTCCGATGTGCAGAAGCACTACGGGCAGTTCCAGGCCCTGAAGGACATCGACCTCACCGTCGACCGTGGCGAGGTCGTCGTCGTCATCGGACCCTCGGGGTCGGGGAAGTCGACGCTGTGCCGCACGATCAACCGGCTCGAGACAATCACCAGCGGCTCGATCACGATCGATGGCAAGGAGCTCCCCAAGGAGGGGAGGGGCCTGGCCGAGCTGCGCGCCGACGTGGGCATGGTCTTCCAGTCCTTCAATCTCTTCGCCCACCTCACGATCCTCGAGAACGTCACGCTCGGACCCATCAAGGTCCGCAAGATGAAGAAGGCGGATGCCGAGAAGGAGGCGCGGGCGCTCCTCGACCGCGTGGGCGTCGGACACCAGGCCGACAAGCTGCCCGCGCAGCTCTCGGGCGGTCAGCAGCAGCGCGTCGCCATCGCCCGGGCCCTCGCGATGAAGCCGAAGGTCATGCTCTTCGACGAGCCCACCTCGGCGCTCGACCCCGAGATGATCAACGAGGTCCTCGACGTGATGGTGGGCCTCGCCGCCGACGGCATGACGATGATCGTCGTGACCCATGAGATGGGCTTCGCCCGCAAAGCCGCGAACCGGGTGGTCTTCATGGCCGACGGTCAGATCGTGGAGCAGGCGGCGCCCGAGCAGTTCTTCACGGCTCCCGAGTCCGATCGGGCCAAGGACTTCCTCTCGAAGCTCATCACGCACTGA
- the infC gene encoding translation initiation factor IF-3, with translation MSDPRTNERIRVPEVRLVGPNGEQVGIVRIEAALRLAQEADLDLVEVAPSSKPPVVKIMDYGKFKYEAAQKAKETRRNQANTVLKEVRFRLKIEAHDYITKLKRAEGFLQAGDKVKAMILFRGREQSRPEQGVRLLRKFAEDVAEFGTVESNPTIDGRNMVMVVAPHKNKSEVKTEQNAQRAANREAARSAARGDSAPEAQPTSAPAE, from the coding sequence ATCAGCGATCCCCGCACCAACGAGCGCATCCGAGTCCCGGAGGTCCGTCTCGTCGGACCCAACGGCGAGCAGGTCGGCATCGTCCGCATCGAAGCTGCGCTGCGTCTGGCACAGGAAGCGGACCTCGACCTGGTCGAGGTTGCGCCGAGCTCGAAGCCGCCCGTGGTCAAGATCATGGATTACGGCAAGTTCAAGTACGAGGCCGCGCAGAAGGCCAAAGAGACGCGTCGTAACCAGGCCAACACGGTCCTCAAAGAGGTCCGGTTCCGCCTGAAGATCGAGGCCCACGACTACATCACCAAGCTCAAGCGCGCCGAGGGCTTCCTCCAGGCGGGCGACAAGGTGAAGGCCATGATCCTGTTCCGCGGTCGTGAGCAGTCGCGTCCCGAGCAGGGTGTGCGCCTGCTCCGCAAGTTCGCCGAAGACGTCGCCGAGTTCGGCACGGTCGAGTCGAACCCCACGATCGACGGCCGCAACATGGTCATGGTGGTCGCTCCTCACAAGAACAAGTCCGAGGTCAAGACCGAGCAGAACGCGCAGCGCGCGGCGAACCGCGAGGCTGCGCGCAGCGCCGCTCGTGGCGACTCGGCCCCGGAAGCCCAGCCCACCTCGGCCCCCGCCGAGTAA
- the pheT gene encoding phenylalanine--tRNA ligase subunit beta, which yields MRVPLSWLREYVDVPADATPDDVLAALVSVGFEEEDVHRFELSGPIVVGEVKEFTPEPQSNGKTIRWCQIDVGEEHGGVRGIVCGASNFFEGDKVVVTLPGSVLPGPFPIAARKTYGHVSDGMIASAKELGLGSEHSGILRLVDLGIDAPVGTDAIALLGLDDIAVEINVTPDRGYALSLRGVAREYAHATGADFRDPGTGHDEAVARTPEGFPITVDDRAPIRGRDGATEFVARIVRDVDPSRPTPPWMITRLSLAGIRSLGVLIDITNYVMLELGQPIHGYDLDRLQGGITVRRAEQGEKLETLDGQVRTLHAEDLLITDESGPIGLAGVMGGGPTEMSDATRNVLIEAATFDQVSIARTARRHKLPSEASRRFERGVDPLVPYVAAERVASLMVELAGGTLDTELGGSLAAEYRRDPLTLPAGFVSGLIGVDYTDDETVSALRLIGCAVEAREAGWAVVPPSWRHDLTDKWTLAEEVARIEGYDRIPSVLPTPPSGRGLTAAQQGRRRVANALASAGFVETPSFPFTAEEQNALHGSPSGEKLPSVKLANPLDGLAPFLRRSLVPGLLQVAHRNVARGITDLALFEVGTVFLPKPGVQYGTASVPPLAVRPDAATLTALDASIPPQRRHVAVLLTGNTVAKQPGQAAIAADLADAVDAVRVLTAAAGLDIELVQAQRAALHPGRTARVLAGGQDIGYVGEVLPAVSADADLPGRVLVAELDLDAMLDLAQARVVAASLSEFPAATQDVSLTVPVDVAAGAVRAALIEGGAPLLEGARLVDDYRGTGLADGVKSLTFALRFRADDRTLTAAEATEAKLAGVAVAAERFGAAIRD from the coding sequence ATGCGCGTCCCGCTCTCCTGGTTGCGCGAGTACGTCGATGTGCCCGCGGATGCCACACCCGACGACGTTCTCGCAGCCCTCGTGTCCGTCGGCTTCGAAGAGGAGGACGTGCACCGCTTCGAGCTGTCGGGCCCCATCGTCGTCGGCGAGGTGAAGGAGTTCACCCCCGAGCCGCAGTCCAACGGCAAGACCATCCGCTGGTGCCAGATCGACGTCGGCGAAGAGCACGGGGGCGTGCGCGGCATCGTGTGCGGTGCCTCGAACTTCTTCGAGGGCGACAAGGTCGTGGTGACCCTGCCGGGCTCTGTGCTGCCCGGGCCGTTCCCCATTGCCGCCCGCAAAACCTACGGGCACGTCTCCGACGGCATGATCGCCTCGGCGAAGGAGCTGGGCCTCGGCAGCGAGCATTCCGGCATCCTGCGTCTGGTGGATCTCGGCATCGACGCGCCCGTCGGAACGGATGCCATCGCGCTGCTGGGCCTCGACGACATCGCCGTCGAGATCAACGTCACGCCCGACCGCGGCTACGCGCTGTCGCTGCGCGGCGTCGCCCGCGAGTACGCGCACGCCACGGGCGCCGACTTCCGCGACCCCGGTACGGGGCACGACGAGGCGGTCGCGCGCACGCCCGAGGGCTTCCCGATCACGGTCGACGATCGCGCGCCGATCCGCGGCCGCGACGGCGCCACCGAGTTCGTCGCGCGGATCGTGCGCGACGTCGACCCGTCGCGTCCGACGCCGCCGTGGATGATCACGCGCCTCTCGCTGGCCGGCATCCGCTCGCTCGGCGTGCTCATCGACATCACCAACTACGTGATGCTCGAGCTCGGGCAGCCGATCCACGGCTACGACCTCGACCGCCTGCAGGGCGGCATCACGGTGCGCCGCGCAGAGCAGGGCGAGAAGCTCGAGACGCTCGACGGTCAGGTGCGCACGCTCCACGCCGAGGACCTGCTCATCACCGACGAGTCGGGTCCGATCGGTCTCGCCGGCGTCATGGGCGGCGGGCCGACCGAGATGAGCGATGCGACGCGCAACGTGCTCATCGAGGCGGCGACGTTCGACCAGGTGTCGATCGCCCGCACGGCGCGCCGTCACAAGCTCCCCTCCGAGGCGTCGCGGCGCTTCGAGCGCGGCGTCGACCCGCTCGTGCCGTACGTCGCGGCCGAGCGCGTGGCCTCGCTGATGGTGGAGCTGGCCGGGGGAACGCTCGACACCGAGCTCGGGGGATCGCTGGCGGCCGAGTACCGTCGCGATCCCCTCACCCTGCCCGCCGGTTTCGTCTCGGGCCTCATCGGCGTCGACTACACCGACGACGAGACCGTGTCGGCGCTGCGTCTGATCGGTTGCGCCGTCGAGGCGCGCGAGGCCGGCTGGGCGGTCGTGCCCCCGTCGTGGCGTCACGATCTCACCGACAAGTGGACGCTCGCCGAAGAGGTCGCACGTATCGAGGGGTACGACCGCATCCCCTCGGTGCTGCCGACCCCGCCGTCCGGTCGCGGACTCACCGCGGCGCAGCAGGGGCGTCGCCGCGTGGCCAACGCCCTGGCATCCGCCGGGTTCGTCGAGACGCCGTCGTTCCCGTTCACCGCGGAGGAGCAGAACGCGCTGCACGGTTCGCCGTCGGGCGAGAAGCTGCCGAGCGTGAAGCTCGCCAACCCGCTCGACGGTCTCGCGCCGTTCCTGCGTCGCTCGCTGGTGCCGGGCCTGTTGCAGGTTGCGCACCGCAACGTCGCGCGCGGCATCACCGATCTCGCACTGTTCGAGGTCGGCACGGTATTCCTGCCCAAGCCGGGCGTGCAGTACGGCACCGCGTCGGTTCCGCCGCTGGCGGTGCGACCGGATGCCGCGACCCTGACGGCTCTGGATGCCTCGATCCCGCCGCAGCGCCGGCACGTCGCCGTGCTGCTCACCGGAAACACGGTGGCCAAGCAGCCCGGCCAGGCGGCGATCGCGGCCGACCTGGCCGACGCCGTGGACGCCGTGCGCGTGCTCACCGCCGCCGCCGGTCTCGACATCGAGCTCGTGCAGGCGCAGCGCGCGGCGCTGCACCCGGGCCGCACCGCGCGTGTGCTGGCCGGGGGACAGGACATCGGCTACGTCGGCGAGGTCCTGCCCGCCGTGTCGGCCGACGCCGACCTGCCGGGGCGCGTCCTCGTGGCCGAGCTCGACCTCGACGCGATGCTCGATCTCGCCCAGGCGCGCGTGGTCGCGGCATCCCTCTCCGAATTCCCGGCGGCGACGCAGGACGTGTCGTTGACGGTTCCCGTCGACGTGGCCGCGGGCGCCGTGCGCGCGGCGTTGATCGAGGGCGGTGCGCCGCTGCTCGAGGGCGCCCGCCTCGTCGACGACTACCGCGGCACCGGTCTCGCCGACGGCGTGAAGAGTCTGACGTTCGCGCTGCGTTTCCGCGCCGACGATCGCACGCTCACGGCGGCGGAGGCAACCGAGGCGAAACTCGCGGGCGTGGCCGTGGCGGCCGAGCGTTTCGGCGCGGCCATCCGCGACTGA
- a CDS encoding amino acid ABC transporter permease gives MGVITDNLDIWGEALVGTLVLFFAGGALALILGIIVGAMRVSPVPIARGVGTFYVSAIRNTPLTLVFFAFVFALPPLLGLRLTGDVSLTLGICALGIYTATYVAEAIRSGVNTVPVGQAEAARALGLSFGQVMSLVVLPQAFRSVIPPMVSVFIALLKNTTVAAGFSIVNLGSVRNYLSERGENAFVVILWIMVAFVALVLLLSWLQRTLENRWRVAR, from the coding sequence ATGGGTGTCATCACCGACAACCTCGACATCTGGGGCGAAGCGCTCGTCGGCACACTGGTGCTGTTCTTCGCAGGCGGCGCCCTCGCGCTGATCCTCGGCATCATCGTCGGCGCGATGCGCGTCTCACCCGTGCCGATCGCCCGCGGCGTCGGCACCTTCTACGTCAGCGCGATCCGCAACACCCCGCTGACCCTCGTCTTCTTCGCGTTCGTCTTCGCCCTGCCGCCGCTGTTGGGTCTACGCCTCACGGGCGACGTCTCCCTGACGCTGGGCATCTGCGCCCTCGGGATCTACACGGCGACCTACGTCGCCGAGGCCATCCGCTCGGGCGTCAACACGGTGCCCGTCGGCCAGGCGGAGGCGGCGCGCGCACTGGGGCTGAGCTTCGGGCAAGTCATGTCGCTCGTCGTGCTCCCGCAGGCGTTTCGGTCGGTGATTCCCCCGATGGTGAGCGTCTTCATCGCCCTGCTGAAGAACACCACCGTCGCCGCGGGGTTCTCGATCGTGAACCTGGGCTCGGTGCGCAACTACCTCAGTGAGCGCGGCGAGAACGCGTTCGTCGTCATCCTGTGGATCATGGTGGCCTTCGTCGCGCTCGTGCTGCTGCTCTCCTGGCTGCAGCGAACGCTCGAGAACCGATGGAGGGTCGCCCGATGA
- a CDS encoding glutamate ABC transporter substrate-binding protein gives MRKTRFLAGASIVAAGLLALTACNSGTPGAAPGADGGASSTQLWEVASDVSLDGSPTYERMVSADKVVVGVKEDQPGLGFKDPISGERSGFDVEIAQWIAASLGFDADKIEYKTIPSANREQELVNGNIDYYVGTYSITDKRKQQIDFAGPYLITGQGLLVAADNEDITGPDDLAGKIVCSVTGSTPLQRIRDEYSPGDTVEYDTYTQCLEQLRAGSVDAVTTDQAILAGYVAQEPDAFKIAGDTFSEERYGVGLPKGDTVLKDHINTLFNDGGEVWTALFEKNLAPAGIAGEQPTADE, from the coding sequence ATGCGTAAGACACGTTTTCTCGCCGGCGCGAGCATCGTCGCCGCCGGCCTGCTGGCCCTGACCGCCTGCAACAGCGGCACCCCCGGCGCGGCCCCCGGCGCCGACGGCGGCGCCTCCAGCACCCAGCTGTGGGAGGTCGCCTCCGACGTCTCGCTCGACGGCAGCCCCACCTACGAGCGCATGGTGTCGGCCGACAAGGTCGTCGTCGGCGTGAAGGAGGACCAGCCCGGCCTCGGCTTCAAGGACCCGATCAGCGGTGAGCGCAGCGGCTTCGACGTCGAGATCGCGCAGTGGATCGCGGCCTCGCTCGGCTTCGACGCCGACAAGATCGAGTACAAGACGATCCCCTCGGCCAACCGCGAGCAGGAGCTGGTCAACGGCAACATCGACTACTACGTGGGCACGTACTCCATCACCGACAAGCGCAAGCAGCAGATCGACTTCGCCGGCCCGTACCTGATCACCGGTCAGGGCCTGCTCGTCGCCGCCGACAACGAGGACATCACCGGCCCCGACGACCTCGCGGGCAAGATCGTCTGCTCGGTCACCGGCTCCACGCCGCTGCAGCGCATCCGCGACGAGTACTCGCCCGGCGACACCGTCGAGTACGACACCTACACGCAGTGCCTCGAGCAGCTGCGCGCCGGTTCCGTCGACGCCGTGACCACCGACCAGGCCATCCTCGCCGGCTACGTCGCGCAGGAGCCCGACGCCTTCAAGATCGCCGGCGACACCTTCAGCGAGGAGCGCTACGGCGTCGGCCTGCCCAAGGGCGACACCGTGCTGAAGGACCACATCAACACCCTCTTCAACGACGGTGGCGAGGTCTGGACCGCGCTGTTCGAGAAGAACCTCGCGCCCGCCGGCATCGCCGGCGAGCAGCCGACCGCCGACGAGTGA
- a CDS encoding SseB family protein — MSPDADDPHGHGRHGGDPPGERSHGDRSHAHGHHADPAHADSAGVPWEGRSFQANPHSGDDGAADPALLAALLAFRAGAGDARAVVDAYRDARLLIPLVAEKGDHGVGVHGLEVDKTQELSIVTVAAPDGRKVLPVFTSVTALQRWDAAARPVPADGRRTALAAANEDTELIVVDPASETEFVIRRPAVWAIAQGEAWEPAHTSPAIFTGLQESISGELAVLDLAVEPGDPTGRLRGPELVVHLQLMSGLEQEELDAVLARIARRWAADDRIAVLVDSLTVKLHRSTDA, encoded by the coding sequence ATGTCGCCGGACGCTGACGATCCCCACGGCCACGGCCGACACGGCGGCGACCCGCCTGGCGAGCGATCGCACGGCGATCGGTCGCACGCGCACGGTCACCACGCCGACCCCGCCCACGCGGACTCCGCCGGCGTCCCCTGGGAGGGACGCAGCTTCCAGGCGAACCCGCACTCCGGCGACGACGGCGCGGCCGACCCCGCGCTGCTCGCCGCGCTCCTGGCGTTTCGTGCCGGCGCCGGCGACGCCCGCGCGGTCGTTGACGCGTACCGCGACGCGCGTCTGCTGATCCCTCTCGTCGCCGAGAAGGGCGATCACGGCGTCGGTGTGCACGGTCTCGAGGTGGACAAGACGCAGGAGCTGTCGATCGTGACGGTGGCCGCCCCCGACGGTCGCAAGGTGCTACCGGTCTTCACCTCGGTGACGGCCTTGCAGCGATGGGATGCCGCGGCGCGCCCGGTGCCGGCGGACGGGCGGCGCACGGCGTTGGCAGCCGCCAACGAGGACACCGAGTTGATCGTGGTCGACCCGGCCTCGGAGACGGAGTTCGTCATCCGTCGCCCCGCCGTCTGGGCGATCGCGCAGGGAGAGGCGTGGGAGCCCGCCCACACGTCGCCCGCGATCTTCACCGGTCTGCAGGAGAGCATCTCGGGAGAGCTCGCCGTGCTCGACCTCGCCGTCGAGCCGGGTGACCCGACGGGACGCCTCCGGGGCCCGGAGCTGGTGGTGCATCTGCAGCTCATGTCCGGGCTCGAGCAGGAGGAATTGGATGCCGTGCTGGCGCGCATCGCCCGCCGCTGGGCGGCCGACGACCGCATCGCCGTCCTCGTCGATTCCCTGACGGTGAAGCTGCACCGCAGCACTGACGCCTGA
- a CDS encoding amino acid ABC transporter permease encodes MSSVLYDVPGPKAIVRNRVLGVVTILVVLAIVGFFVWRLADTGQFTAQKWSAFTYTNVWMDILKATGATLAAFAAAAVGALALGFVLAIGRLSDHRWVRWPFTAVIELFRAIPVLVFMFLLYYGFPVIGIRMEPYWAVVIALVCYNGSVLAEVIRAGVESLPRGQAEAGYAIGLRKAGVMRLVLLPQAVRAMMPVIIAQLVVTLKDTALGFVITYPELLFYAKYIGAQPTVGSPIVPATIIVGAIYIALCLLLSFVATLVEKRLRRSPRGDVAAPVQPLQQGATDTSLIVAQRGGAGAAV; translated from the coding sequence ATGAGCAGCGTCCTGTACGACGTCCCCGGCCCCAAGGCCATCGTGCGCAACCGCGTGCTAGGAGTGGTGACGATTCTCGTCGTGCTCGCCATCGTGGGGTTCTTCGTGTGGCGGCTCGCCGACACGGGCCAGTTCACCGCGCAGAAGTGGTCGGCCTTTACCTACACCAACGTGTGGATGGACATCCTCAAGGCCACCGGGGCCACGCTTGCGGCCTTCGCCGCGGCGGCGGTCGGTGCTCTGGCGCTCGGGTTCGTGCTGGCCATCGGACGCCTGTCCGACCACAGGTGGGTGCGCTGGCCGTTCACGGCCGTGATCGAGCTGTTCCGTGCGATCCCGGTGCTGGTCTTCATGTTCCTGCTGTATTACGGCTTCCCGGTCATCGGCATCCGGATGGAGCCGTACTGGGCGGTGGTCATCGCCCTCGTCTGCTACAACGGGTCGGTGCTCGCCGAGGTCATCCGCGCCGGCGTCGAGTCGCTCCCGCGCGGACAGGCCGAGGCCGGGTACGCCATCGGCCTGCGCAAGGCCGGCGTCATGCGCCTCGTTCTTCTGCCGCAGGCCGTGCGGGCCATGATGCCCGTGATCATCGCGCAGCTCGTCGTGACTCTGAAGGACACGGCGCTCGGATTCGTCATCACGTACCCCGAGCTGCTGTTCTACGCCAAGTACATCGGCGCGCAGCCGACCGTCGGCTCGCCCATCGTGCCGGCGACCATCATCGTCGGCGCGATCTACATCGCGCTGTGCCTGCTGCTGTCGTTCGTGGCGACGCTCGTCGAAAAGCGCCTGCGTCGATCGCCGCGCGGTGACGTTGCGGCCCCGGTGCAGCCGCTGCAGCAGGGCGCGACCGACACGTCGCTCATCGTCGCCCAGCGCGGTGGAGCGGGCGCGGCCGTCTGA
- the rplT gene encoding 50S ribosomal protein L20, whose protein sequence is MARVKRAVNAHKKRRVILERASGYRGQRSRLYRKAKEQVTHSLVYAYRDRRKRKGDFRRLWIQRINAASRQNGLTYNRFIQGLGLAGVQVDRRMLAELAVNEPAVFASLVATAKAALPTDVNAAKTA, encoded by the coding sequence ATGGCTAGAGTCAAGCGGGCAGTAAACGCCCACAAGAAGCGTCGCGTCATCCTGGAGCGCGCCTCCGGTTACCGCGGTCAGCGTTCGCGCCTGTACCGCAAGGCCAAGGAGCAGGTCACCCACTCCCTGGTCTACGCGTACCGCGACCGTCGTAAGCGCAAGGGCGACTTCCGTCGTCTGTGGATCCAGCGCATCAACGCGGCATCGCGTCAGAACGGCCTCACGTACAACCGCTTCATCCAGGGCCTCGGCCTCGCGGGTGTGCAGGTCGACCGTCGCATGCTCGCCGAGCTCGCCGTGAACGAGCCCGCCGTGTTCGCCTCGCTCGTCGCGACGGCCAAGGCTGCGCTGCCCACCGACGTCAACGCTGCCAAGACCGCGTAA
- a CDS encoding TrmH family RNA methyltransferase produces the protein MLENPRSPRVRAVAKLSKRAARQETGLFLLEGPQAAREALAWAPETVLELYATPTALEKHGDVREAAEAAGLDLQYTTEAVLDAMADTVTPQGIVAVARQSPTALKDVLAPGPRLIAICEEVRDPGNLGTIIRAADAAGADAVILTGRTVDPYNPKVVRSTTGSLFHLPVVVDVELADVVGRVREAGVRVVAADVDGGDFLASRDVLAEPTAWLFGNEARGLDDAALAHADLALRLPIYGRAESLNLATAASVCLYETAFAQRAG, from the coding sequence GTGCTGGAGAACCCCCGTTCGCCCCGGGTGCGCGCCGTGGCGAAACTCAGCAAGCGCGCCGCCCGTCAAGAGACCGGTCTGTTCCTGCTCGAGGGGCCGCAGGCAGCGCGCGAGGCCCTCGCGTGGGCGCCCGAGACGGTTCTCGAGCTGTACGCGACCCCCACGGCGCTCGAGAAGCACGGCGACGTGCGCGAGGCCGCCGAGGCGGCCGGTCTCGACCTGCAGTACACGACCGAGGCGGTGCTGGATGCCATGGCCGACACCGTGACGCCCCAGGGGATCGTCGCCGTCGCCCGGCAGTCGCCCACCGCGCTGAAAGACGTCCTCGCTCCCGGTCCTCGCCTGATCGCCATCTGCGAGGAGGTGCGCGACCCGGGCAATCTCGGCACCATCATCCGGGCCGCGGACGCAGCGGGCGCAGACGCGGTGATCTTGACCGGCCGCACGGTCGACCCGTACAACCCCAAGGTCGTTCGCTCCACGACCGGTTCCCTGTTCCATCTCCCGGTCGTCGTCGACGTGGAGCTGGCCGATGTCGTCGGTCGGGTGCGCGAGGCGGGGGTGCGCGTCGTCGCCGCCGACGTCGACGGCGGTGACTTCCTGGCATCCCGTGACGTGCTCGCCGAGCCGACGGCGTGGTTGTTCGGCAACGAGGCGAGGGGTCTCGACGATGCCGCCCTCGCGCACGCCGACCTCGCTCTGCGCCTTCCGATCTACGGACGGGCGGAGTCGCTGAACCTCGCGACGGCCGCGAGCGTCTGCCTCTACGAGACCGCTTTCGCGCAGCGCGCGGGGTGA
- a CDS encoding DUF1844 domain-containing protein, whose amino-acid sequence MHVDTIPPEQPADDHSAHRHGSEDERLARWEEQERAASSATRDIADVPAVEVITTAAVHLMSAAAVKTGLADDPAQQLDLDEARKLINALAGLITAGAPEISDMHARSLRDGLRSLQLAFREASVIPDPIGKGPGEKWTGPVT is encoded by the coding sequence ATGCACGTGGACACGATCCCCCCCGAACAGCCCGCCGACGACCACTCCGCGCACCGCCACGGGAGCGAAGACGAACGGCTCGCACGCTGGGAGGAGCAGGAGCGCGCCGCGTCTTCGGCCACCCGCGACATCGCCGACGTCCCGGCTGTCGAGGTCATCACCACGGCCGCCGTCCACCTCATGAGCGCCGCCGCCGTCAAGACGGGCCTCGCTGACGATCCCGCGCAGCAACTCGACCTCGACGAAGCCCGCAAGCTCATCAACGCCCTCGCCGGTCTCATCACCGCCGGAGCCCCCGAGATCAGCGACATGCACGCCCGCTCGCTGCGCGACGGCCTGCGGTCGCTGCAGTTGGCGTTCCGCGAGGCCTCCGTCATCCCCGACCCGATCGGCAAGGGACCCGGCGAGAAGTGGACGGGGCCGGTCACGTAA
- the rpmI gene encoding 50S ribosomal protein L35 — translation MPKQKTHSGAKKRFKLTGSGKLMKQQAGMRHNLEGKASKRTRRLNQEQVLAAGDAKVAKKLLGL, via the coding sequence ATGCCGAAGCAGAAGACCCACTCGGGTGCCAAGAAGCGCTTCAAGCTCACCGGTAGCGGCAAGCTCATGAAGCAGCAGGCCGGCATGCGCCACAACCTCGAAGGCAAGGCCTCGAAGCGCACCCGCCGCCTGAACCAGGAGCAGGTCCTGGCCGCTGGTGACGCGAAGGTCGCCAAGAAGCTCCTCGGCCTCTGA